In a genomic window of Punica granatum isolate Tunisia-2019 chromosome 6, ASM765513v2, whole genome shotgun sequence:
- the LOC116212081 gene encoding extensin-like, producing MADENQLAVFEEDTPPTPIHSQAPTMHAPPPHVPLAGVSPAHRGASPTHLLPPASSGPHPAYSGGQPSSAVDDHARIAVLKSTVNQLAVTMATNMAELMALLKGPNRVSSSFTPPPGYGPAVDPSPWAQPTLIPDNGDTSAPTIVNAPAAHPVNNLPAPPASTTMLEPSMLVPPLISTSVSIPLSASVPAPTSAVPPPIIFLPTIAQAPAHTAEPPPY from the coding sequence atggcagaTGAAAATCAACTAGCTGTCTTTGAGGAGGATACGCCTCCCACTCCAATTCATTCTCAAGCACCAACTATGCATGCGCCACCACCACACGTGCCCCTTGCAGGCGTGTCACCAGCACATCGGGGAGCTTCCCCGACTCATCTTCTGCCACCTGCATCTTCGGGCCCACACCCGGCATATTCTGGAGGGCAGCCATCTTCTGCAGTTGATGATCATGCACGTATTGCAGTACTTAAGAGCACGGTCAATCAACTGGCTGTCACCATGGCTACCAATatggccgagctcatggccctATTGAAAGGCCCAAATCGCGTTTCTTCGAGCTTCACCCCACCTCCTGGGTACGGGCCAGCGGTCGATCCAAGCCCATGGGCCCAGCCGACCTTGATTCCTGATAATGGAGATACGTCTGCCCCAACGATAGTGAACGCGCCAGCGGCCCATCCGGTTAACAATCTTCCAGCACCACCTGCTTCAACGACAATGTTGGAACCGTCTATGCTAGTACCTCCACTGATCTCCACGTCAGTCTCGATTCCACTCTCTGCGTCGGTCCCAGCTCCGACTTCCGCTGTCCCACCGCCAATCATATTCCTGCCTACAATTGCCCAGGCTCCTGCTCACACTGCTGAACCTCCCCCGTACtaa